The Cydia pomonella isolate Wapato2018A unplaced genomic scaffold, ilCydPomo1 PGA_scaffold_30, whole genome shotgun sequence DNA window CCTTTGTGCGTCGTGTACAGGGCACGTAAACGCGTCTCCAACGTAGGCCTTTGCCCCTACGAGGAGGCCCATTCCATCAGGCTTGCAATATATGCTGATTTTTACCTCATACTTTACCCATTGGttcgtggttgatttttgatttccagcATTCTGCAAGTCTGTCAGCCTTTGGGCCAAAGGGCCTTACACCCAACGTAGAGCTCAGTTTTAGAAAGCTATTTGTCTTCAACCCTCCGTGGAGCTTGTTCTTCAGCCTTCTCGGGGTGTCGAATTTAATAGTAGATCTgcacttttgtcttaatttataattatgtcgtgtccgaatttcgctctcttgcaactcggccttcggcttcgcaccgaagtcttaacaggttttcgaggatcggaatttgtcacgcatgctgcccgagctcttgcacaccagattggtttgcgacgtattgcacacggccaagctgcagagccgcgatcgtgcgaacttattgtcaaagttttatgataaaaaaactgatgacggaATCAAAGGCTAAGAAAGGCTAAGGCACGAAGttcgaaaaccaaaagcatacttacggttttatttgaaccaaaggtttcctttagcagaattaatctttgttttcctaagatgtaattaagaagtgatgccacccagatttttgattcaggtttatttcagcttcggcgaagtcggtcagtcggaggtcaataactgtttaagtttaggttctaagttacgtttggtatcattttcgacaaaatctaaaatgttaTCCATATcatcataccaaatttcattcaaataggtgcagcggttattgattccccacataAACTGCCACCCTCCTTCCTTCACACATCCTTTCATcattttttagattaaaactatcccATATGTCCTTGCTCGGGACTAAACTAATTAtttctataccaaatttcaactaaattggttcagcggttgaagcgtgaagaggagtaataaaaaaaatgaatattttacatgtttccacttcggaatggtgtcaatgtgataccatactcgtaaatgagttcggcattcccgatttatacgaaaacgataccaaacatagCCTACTAGCTTAACTGttatagatatcaagataaagttgagcGCCCACCCCCCTCCTCTAAAAATGtacactacaaaacttggtggcTCTGGCTCTGGCCactggctccacttcttaactaaatcaacccttgggtcctaactcctaggggccatttctgccaaaggaaatcttcggtTCGAAACGCCTATTTCATCGGCTGCAACTAACTCTAATCAAGTGCCCTTTTGAGCGAGGTCAAATGCGAGCGAGCAGCAGGAGAGCCATGATCACATTGGTTCGATTTCGTTAGGTCTTATTCATACTCGGCTTTTTACGTTATGCAAAAGTTGGCCTTAAGCTTCACATAAACTTGGACATGTGTCCAAATCCAGGCTTTCGTCTCTCGCGGCTGGGCATTATGCCTTGTTTACAATTcgccattggtttttttttatagcgcgcCGCCATCAGAATTTCCGGGCGTCTAACCTTATGAGgacctcagccttcggcctcattcacacaatttgtcaattccAAGTTCTGCTTTCTTACAGCGTGGCCTTTGGCCTCATACGTAAAAGCGCCGATCGGACCGCGCTTTCAGCCTTATGAAGAGCTCAGATTTCGACTTACTTTTTAAAACACTTGGCCATAGATTCTTGCCAGAGCTCGGCCCTGCTgtagctcgacctttggcctcacatgaatgcgcttctcagaaaagctctcttttcaaccctgtgtggagctcggccttagtcctcgcttacactgggtatttttttcagtcagCTACAAAACCCAGCTCTCTCGCAACTCCGCCTTTAAGTCTTGCTCGGAAGCGCGAAGTGGGCACTCCGGATCTTCAACCTTATGAAGAGCATGGCCGTTGGATTCGTTTTTGACTATTGCcaccattggttcaattccaagcacTGATCCTGcagttcggccttcggcctcgcacaACAGTCCGCCACGGTAGAAACAACTGAGGGtcaaccgcgaaccacgttcgacgtgttgtctccctgtcgcacgtacgaatttacaattgcCTCTGGGCCTCAGTCCTTATGTAACATTCGGGTTACTTTTGGTCATGCTACTTCTAGGGTTTATTTGTGAAGTGAACCAAAGCAGTTTTAATCACATAGTTAGACGGAAACGCAAGTACACAATTATAGATTAGGTAATTTCAGTCATTTAGTTCACGCAGTTTGATGAAGGTGACATTAGGATagcgactgcaccagcattactgttgcaacgttactgctgcagcactgtcaatttccttgataaaataagtaatggattgaatatacaaattgcagcagtaatgcgaccATGAATGTCACTTAGtatcttcttcaacctagcgttttcccggcctaacgccagggtccgctttcccaCTTAATCTACTAAATAAACGTCACATAGTAtaccaaaaaaaacaatattgtcaatgtaatctggatgagcctaggcagagggggcaccaagatctagaaatgcttagggcatcaaaatttcttaatccggcactgattaTAAGCATCCGCGACATCCTGTAAGCCCAATACGGTATGGACGCATGGAGAGAAAGAGGCACTATGTTTATAGTAGTAGTTCTGATGACGACTATCGTGTAACCTCTAAACATAAAAGGTTGTACTCTCACTCTCCATGCGTCGATCGTGTCGTAGATAGTAAGTAGACTACCTGAATGAATCTGgtgaaaatactataagtaaattTCTAATCATCGTAAAGATGTTGAAGAGATGAAGATTCTCGAGTTCGATCTAATATCGAAAGATCAAACCATTCCTACATGGCTTACAAAAGTAGAGGAGTGTGCTGAGACTTACGGGTGGGCAGAGAAAGAGATTATACATTTCACGCTTCTGAAACTTACAGGTCTTGCTAAATGTTGGTACCAGGGTCTCAGCACTAACCTATACACGTGGTCAGAGTGGAAAAGGAAGCTTGTAGAATTATTTCCAAGTCGTGATGATTACACGgaagttttaataactatgctgtCCAAGAAAGCTCGATATGGAGATTCACTTGAGCAATATTACTAtgataaacttaattaattattattttattattatctttatttgtcttgggtgttaagttagtaaaagtaaaataaaaaaaaaaaaaaacatacgatgATATTGGGACGACGACACTGAAAGTCCAAATGGAATGGGTCTGAGTAATCATCATGGCTAGTTAGCATGGCTAATAGTCtaggatataggtaatttagattaattgatattttttgtgaatattgcactattgttataaaataaatgctttcgattaggctttgtagacgttaataaattaaattataattcaaattaagttatgtgagctgtatactttatgaaactgctagcttaacagtctaggcgtgattcatttatttagtatagatttcatgttgacacttggagagacagtacacctccaaatcttattagagtagggaggatatgccgTTTCTGGCtcagtttaggtatttatcccccccctcccccctcacccccctatCGACGCCAATTTTCCTATAGCTCGTTGAGCAATAATGTAAATGACTACATTTGACCTCGCTCGACAAAGATGATTCAGTTTGCACCGAAAGTtgaggtaagtacatatatttatattttaattattacaaaataatgtagtttCATTTCCTGTACGATAACTCAACAAACAAATCTTTTCCTCTTTTCATATAGTTCATGAgaaccgtttcacacgtttcttTACCACATGCGCCCCGCCCGCCCGTCTACACCCCACCCCTCAACTGAATTTTTCTGCTATAAAAGAGCATGTTGAACCATATTCCCACTACAGTGTCACAACGAATATTGCGTTGAAATCATGGATCCGCAAGCTTCATCACATACCAAATGTAAGTATAGTTGTATTATACTCACATTAACATTTGAGTATTTCACCTCTGTTCTGTCtttgtagtttaaataatctatCACTTTCGACCTATCCCCTATGTTCTCAATTAGGAATACTTgcttacttttaatataaataataacaatatttttattatattttccccaGCCGACAACAATACCATCACCACTTGGTGCTGCCAGTGCTGGTTGTCCACCACCacaagcggcggcggcggctgtgaCGGTGGCTGTAGCAGCTCCACTTCGCCATCGTCACCCGGACCACAACCGATGGCAACAGCAAAGGCACTGTTAAAACAAGACGATGGGGACAAGGGAAAAACAAACTGCCTAGAGAGCGCTTCTGAGAGCGATACGAGCgatgaaatgaaatctttttatcaAGGATGTAAAAGCAAGTGGATAAAAGCGTTCCAAAACAATACTCTGATTAATAGATGGCGCCTCCCCATGCCATTTCACACATTTAGAGCGGAAGTAGCGAGATTGTTAAAACGATTGTATATCGAAGGTCACCATGACGATTGTCATATTTACCTGTTAATTGTAATGTGGGACGATTTAAACGATGACGTAGAAGAGATAGTGGGAGATGCTCAAATCAACTATCAAGACTGGATTGCGTTATTAGGTGGCGTTACAGCGGAACTATTTTCACGCGTGGTGTTCAATACTAAATCTTTTAACTATTtaatcaatgtaatattttgtgtgcTAGGTCCAAACATAATAGCTTCCGGTGATTATGAATGTGAACCTAAATGTAAGAATGCTCGTACATATTAAGGTGATGATGCATTTATTCCTtgtcattgtttaattttaaattgttagctcgctgcgaatgtaaatgttttaatgtacacgtattaataataaattcatattactGAATATAGGAATGTTTTATTGAGTGAAACCTCATTGATTTGgagtaaatgaatatttattgagtaaaatagttacacaatgttatctttttctatccaacttttttcatttaagccaagccattttacatacactttatttccacgacgctttaaaactttttccactAGATAAATGTCATTGTGTTTAGTTTTCTGCAACTCTTGTTCATAAAAAACATCCAGAGATGGGTTGGTGATTAGCGTCTTGAAATAAATAGGTCACTGGATTAGTAGTTTGCACtttagttattgtaaatatttccgtAGTCCAATTGCCGGTGTAGCCTTTGGCGAAAgtggatttatatttactaattctcACATGTTGACCGACCTTGAACTTGGCACGTGGTTTGACTTTAATGTGATTGTAGACTTTATGTAACAACTGTTTAgagttgtttttattcacactcGCCGGTGCCATACCGATAGTACGATGCagtttgttattgtaatattgttcCACTTCACTTGTCAGCGGTATCCATTTGTAGGAACCATTCATGCTAAATTGtttccaaatccaatgttttAAGGTTCTAATTAGCCTTTCCACTATGGAAGCTTTCATGACACTATAGGTAGAGTAGTGATTGATATGATGATGTTTCATGAGcgatttaaatttgacattgaaaaaCTCTTTTCCATCATCTGATTGAATATTCTTGGGCTTTCTCCCGTTTTCACTCAAAATTCTGCTCATTGCCTTTGTAACATCTTCAGCGCTCTTAGACTTTAGCGGTTGCATCCAAGCGTATTTGGAAAAGGTATCGATACACACTATAATATacttgtagttgttattatcctTGGAGTACTTTTGCATATCAATTAGATCAATCTGCCATGTGTCATCGAGCCCCCTCTGAATGAATCGACGACGTGGAAATGTTTTTCTCGCATACCTGTGTATCTCGTTGACCACTTGAGCTTTACTCATTTTTCTTCAATCGCTTTCCTGGAGCTATTGCCGTTGCTGATGGTGTTTTGGGCTGGTTGTGGTGCGTGTGTTTGTGTAGTAATTCTAGCTGATAATTGTTCAACCTTTACCCGTAAatcttttatatctttaatatttgcctttagctttgtgtttaaaaatactacttgttcatccaattcagccctacaaatagcatcagttttaagaaaagattTATGAATTCCTGCCACccgtctattttcaaaatttactaaatctcgttccaCTTTCAAGTCGTCACGGATTGTAGACTCGCTACCCAAGTATTGTCCAAACTTGTTAAGAGGCATTGTGAAAGTGAACGATGGGGGAGGCCTCATCGGTATTTATAACAAGGTAGCAAGGGGGGAGAGGCTTAGTTACAAAACATGTCTGTTTTATTAGATAACAGCTCAGAACAGGTTTAAAAACAGCTAACAGAAGAGGGTCTGTtttcttactttaaaattataccgctctcaGTCAGTTCCTCAACGATTGCATTGATCTCGTTCGAATGAGAGGTGTTGCCAGCATTCTGTGATGCTATCAAAAGCTGTAAACGGCTCACCAGTTCGTTGGGATCATCCCAATAGATATAATCAGTTTTaggataaaaagttttagttgtTAATACATCTCTTCTACCAGAGTTCAAACATCCACCTTCTTTATGTTTCTTTGATTCTTGTGGTTGTTTAATgtaacattgatattttacacttCTATCTCCACTCAATTGGCCGTTTGGCGAGAATCCTCTACGATGAGCGTTTGTaatgtctaaaatattattgtaatcctCTACATCTTTTCTCAAAACTATATTCTTGTTTGGTATTCTTTTAAAGATAAGTTCCAACAGTCCAGGAGTTAGGTTGAATCGTGAATCTTTAATATGTAACACGTCATCAATGATTTTAACCCGACTATTACcaatatgcattttattatccttgagataaacaccaaatggtatttttgatgtttttaaaagatgtttcatatatttattttgtagatcaTCAATACTACTATTACCACTACCACCACCTTCATCAAATTCAAGAGCCGACTTCATATCTTCAGCATCGCTAAACTCTTCATCTCCCTCTGTTtttctttcatcatcatcatcatcattatcagcatcatcattagaatcatcttcatcatcatcatcatcagcagcatcatcaaactgttgtgtttttgtaaaaagattatTACTCCACTTAATCAGTTTACTATTGGATTCTTCGGTTTTAATCAGATATTTCCTTTTACGTGAATGTTTTGACAATGGTGTGGAGGTCTTTATCAAAGGGAGCTGGGGGTTATTCATTACTGCTGGTTTAGCAttgtcatcattattattattacctttagATTCTAAAGCTTTAGTCATTAAAACATTGAGCGGTTTTGTAATTGGTTCAAAGGTTTGAGCTAGCGAAGTGTCAAGCAAAGTTTTATCTGCTCGCAACGCTTTACTTTTCTCTTTACACTCTCAATGGAATCTACGAGTTTCCGTTTCAACTTTTTATtaccaaacatattttattttatagtgtatGTGCTGATGCTGCttttgctgctgctgctgcttttGGTACGGCCGATGCTAATATGTTGATAGGATATAAATTAAACGACGTTGTTCTTCAGTAGCTGACAAcataaaactgataataaaccggagatgacactaaattttatacaataatgaaaacgtcAAATCCTTTACGATATCGACCCTTATTAATGTCTCTCTCCTTGTCGATTGTTAAAAAAGTATACTTTTTCTGCCAACACTCGCGACAAATTTCCTTAAACTTTTCCCAACCCATATCGGTGTTCACGTGATCGTCATAGGcatgttttaaattcaactcGTCCTGTTTGAATAGCAATATAAGATTGGCATTATCACGTACCAACTGTTTAGGTATCCTACTATATGTCTGGCATAAGTAGAAACAATCTAACCAACGATGACGTCCCATTGCAAAGTACTGACGAATGGCATCTTGATCTTCCAAAGCCACATCGTCAAATACAATGACGCTGTCCTCCGCAGCTTCCTCCGGTGGGACGACTTGACTCTTATCATTGTACGTGTGAAACGGTATGTCACCCGCTTGCTCTAAAACGTCACTCAGAAACTTGTATTTAGGTTGATTCAATGATTTCGAATAAAGATAAACATTATGAAACTTTACACCGTTCGGATGTAAGAGCAGAGACAACAGAACATTTGTCTTGCCACAGTTGGAAGGTCCACAGATGAGACATCTAATGTTATTCGCCAGCAACGAGCCATGTTTAAGGGAGCGATGAGTCATTGCTGGTTTCACATTATTATCTAGCACAACACTCCAATCTTTAATAGCCAGtgacgtgttttgttttttaagcttcatttcacTGTGATGTATCAAATCGTTAGGACATGTATTTTAtactcacacatacacacatacatgatcaaatttcaaaggtttaaatattatatagatatataggcATACTTTATACTCACGTACACAGTCAAGTATAGATACTTGAGATGATAACACACATTGGCGGGGTTAGTGTTAAGCATAATCCCAAACGGCCTAGACGACTGCGATCTCATAGTAGCGGTGggggtattataaataatttaattaataatctacCATTCGAAGCGCACATACCCGGTTACAATTATTACGGTCCCGGTACTAGATTGAAGGAGAGATTGGCTCGCAACGATCCCGGTGTGAATCCGCTTGACGAAGCTTGTAAATTACACGATATTGCCTACTCACGTGATAAAACATTGGAGGGACGTCATCAAGCAGATTTGCGATTGGCCCAAGCTGCTGAAAATCGTTGGCGTGGTAACAAATCAATTGGTGAACGTATTGCCGCGTTAGCGGTAGATaagattatgaaatataaagttaaacacGGTATGGGTATGATTCCCATATCAAAAGTCATTAAAGCAAGTCGTGATgctgtaaaaaaacacattgcgAAAAAGAAGGATACAACTACTAATACACTACTAAAAGCGGGTGTAAAAGCTgcgaaacattttgttaaaggGAAAATTGTTAAGGGACAACAGAAACAGCGAGTCATTCCAATACCTAAGAGAGGCGGTTTCCTACCAGCTTTGATACCGCTACTGGGTGCTTTAGCAGCCACGGGAACTTTGGCCGGCGGTGTTACCACTgctgctaaaaatatttatgaaatggtcaggaatagaaataataataataacaatgaaagcAAGATTGTCGGTAGAGGTTTATATTTAGCACCTTATAAACGTGGAATGGGACTCTACATTACACCGGCTAATggagcagcagcagcagcagcagcaacagtaaCGGCAACTGCAAaagtggcgaaaaaaaaaaaacaagaaattagaTTTACCTCCGATTGGTCAAGCTCTCACCGATGTGGACATTGTGAGATTTGCACGTAGAGAGAAAATCCCCTACTTTAGGGGTGTTTTCATGCGAGATAATCTCCCAAAGAAACCTCACTATTATGAAACTGGTATTATCAATTTAGACTCTCAGCAGGGTGAAGGTACACATTGGTGTGCCTATGCGAAAAAGGGTAACTATTGTCTATATTTTGATAGCTTTGGTGATTTGAGACCACCTCGagagtttattgattatataaatgattCCGCTAGTAC harbors:
- the LOC133533984 gene encoding uncharacterized protein LOC133533984, which gives rise to MDPQASSHTKSDNNTITTWCCQCWLSTTTSGGGGCDGGCSSSTSPSSPGPQPMATAKALLKQDDGDKGKTNCLESASESDTSDEMKSFYQGCKSKWIKAFQNNTLINRWRLPMPFHTFRAEVARLLKRLYIEGHHDDCHIYLLIVMWDDLNDDVEEIVGDAQINYQDWIALLGGVTAELFSRVVFNTKSFNYLINVIFCVLGPNIIASGDYECEPKCKNARTY